The window CACCACCGGCATCGTCTACAACACCAAGGCGCCTTTCGTGCCGACGAGCTGGGAAGACCTGACCAAGCCGGAAGCCAAGGGGCTGATCGCCATGCCGAGCCCGCTGACTTCGGGTGCGGCGATGATCCATGCCGTCACGCTGACCGGCAACCTGCCCGAGGGCTGGGACTATTACGGCGCTCTCGCCAAGAATGGTGCGCAAGCCTCAGGCGGCAATGGCGACGTGCTCAAGGCCGTCAGCGGCGGCGACAAGCTGTTCGGCATGATCGTCGACTACATGCCGATCCGCGAGAAGGCCAAGGGCGCTCCGGTTGAGTTCGTCTTCCCGAAGGAAGGCGTTTCGGCCGTCACCGAGCCGGTGGCGATCCTCTCCACCGCCAAGAACAAGGAAGCGGCGAAGGCCTTCGTCGATTTCCTGCTCTCCAAGGACGGGCAGGAAGTCACTGCCAAGATGGGCTACATCCCGGCGCGCGCCGATGTCGCGCTGCCGGCCGGCTATCCGGATCGCGCCGCCATCAAGGTGCTGGGCTATGACGCCGCCGCGGCACTCGCCAACGATGCCGCGAACAAGGAAAAGTTCAGCGCGGTGATGAGCCAGTAAACGGCTTGTCCTCAACGGGACAACGTATCGCGGGGCAGGGGCTGGCTTCGCCGGGGCTTGGCGGCTTTGCGCCGGCAGGCCCGATAACTGGCCGGCGTCTGTCGGCGCTGGCGGTGCTGCTCATTATCGCCGTGCTCAGCCTGCTGCCGATGGCGCGCCTCGTCCTCGCGGCGATCGCCCCCGGCGGCGGGGTTGATTTCACCGCCTTCGCCGCCCGGCTTGCTGCGCCTGCGGCATTGCGGGCGATGTGGCACACGCTGGATACAGCCTTTTTCGGCGGCGTGCTGGCGCTTTGTCTCGGCATTCCTTTCGCCATCGGCGTCACCATGGCCGATTTGCCGGGGCGAAAAATCCTCGGTTTCCTCCTGCTGTTACCGCTGATGATTGCGCCGCAGGTCACGGCGCTCGCCTGGCTGCATCTGTTCGGCCCGTCGAGCACCTTGCTTGGCATGTTCGACCTGGCGCCGCCGCCGGGCACCGCCAATCCGATGCTTGGCCGCAACGGCATCGTCCTGCTTTATGCGGTGCAGCACGCGCCGATCGTCTTCATCACCATGCGGGCGGGGCTGTCGCGGGTGCCGCGCGATCTGGTCGAGGCGGCACGATCCTGCGGCGCGAGGCCGCTCGCCGTATTGCGGACCATCGTGCTGCCGGTGGTGCGCCCCTATGTCGTGGCAGCCGCGGCACTTGCCTTCGTTTCCGGCGTCGGCAATTTCGGCATCCCGGCACTGCTCGGCATGCCCGTCAACTACCTGACCCTGCCGACGCTGATCTACCAGGACCTGTCGAGCTTCGGGCCGGGCGTGCTGCCGCAGATCGCGGCGCTCTCGGTGCTCGTCGGCGCCCTGGCGCTGGTCGGCATGGCGTTCCAGTCGGTGGCGTTGCGCGGCGCGGGGCATCGCCTCGTTGCCGGCACGCCGGCGCAATTCGAGCTCGGACGCTACCGCTTGCCGCTCGCCTGCCTTTGCTGGCTGGTCATCGCCCTGATCCTCGTGCTTCCGGCCTGCGCGCTGCTGGCGACATCGCTGGTGCCATCCTTCGGCGTGCCGCTTGGCTGGCAGACCGCAACGACTTCAAACTATGTCGAAGTGCTCGCCCGGCAGGCGTCGACGGTGCGGGCCTTCCGCAACTCGCTGTTCTTTGCCGGGGGTGCCGCGTTGATCCTCGCGCTCGGCGTCATACCGATGGCCGCGGTGCTCGAACGCTTCGACCGGCGCTGGCGTCGCGTGCTTGGCGGCATCGTCGATCTGCCTTACTCGATCCCCGGCGTCGTGCTGGCAATCGCCTGCATCCTTCTGTTCCTGCGGCCGCTGCCGCTGATCGGCAGCCTCTATGCGACGGCGTCGATCATCCTGATCGCCTATGCAATGCGGTTCCTGACGCTGGCGATGAAACCGGTGACGACGGCGGTCGGGCAGCTCCCGCGCGATCTCGACGAGGCGGCGGCGGTGTCCGGCGCGGGTCCGTTTCGCCGACTGTGGACGATCACTTCGCCGCTCGTGGCGCCGGCGGCGGTGGCGGGAGGGCTGCTGGTCTTCATGAGCGCCTTCAACGAACTGACGGTTTCGGCGCTTTTGTGGTCGAGCGGCAAGGAGACGCTGGGCGTGGTGCTGTTCAGCCTGGAAGAGGCGGGGCTCGGCACGCAGGCCGCCGCCATCGCCGTATCGACGATCGTCGTCGTTGTCGTGCTGCTTCTGGCGCTCGACCGTTTCGGCCGGCGCCTGCCGGCAGGCGTTCTGCCATGGCGATGACGTCTAAAGCAGGTCGCGTGAAAAAGGATTCACGCAACCTGCTTCAGGTCTTTGATTTTAAGCATGTCTTTATCCCGAACCGCTGCACACTTTCGGGAGACATGCTTCAAGCCAGGCGCTCAGGCGCCCGGCACCACCCAGGCGTCGGACACCGCGACATAGACGCGCTGCCCGGCTGTCAGCGCCTCGGTGCTGTCAACCAGCAATTGCTGTCCCGGGTCGGCGAGCGCCAGCCGCACCTCATGCACCGGGCCGCGATAGACGCTGTCGAGCACGGTTGCCGGCAGGCCGTCGGAAGCGATGCGCAAGGCCTCCGGCCGCAGCAGGACCTTGACCGCACCCGTTGGCTCGCCTTCGCTGCGCGCCGCCAGGCGATGCCCGGCGATGTCGATCATCGAGGTCTGGCCGGAATGGTGGACCGTGTTGCCGGAAACCAGGCTGCCGCGGCCGACAAAGCCCGCAATCGTGGCATCGGCGGGAGAGCGGTAGATCTCCTGCGGCGTCGCTGCCTGCAGCAATTTGCCCTTGCTCATCACCGCGACGCGGTCGGCAAGCGCCAGCGCCTCGGCCTGGTCGTGCGTGACATAGACGATCGTCGCGCCGGTGCGGCGATGGATATCGCGAAACGCATCGACCATGGCCGAGCGCAGATGCATGTCGAGATTGGCCAGCGGCTCGTCGAACAGGATGATCCTGGCTTCGGCGACCAGGCAGCGGGCGAGCGCCACGCGCTGTCTTTGGCCGCCTGAAAGCTCGTCGATGCGGCGCTTGCCGAAGCCATTGAGGCCGACGATATCGAGCACGGCGCCGACGCGGGTGGGGATGTCGGAGGACGCGATATGCCTGGCCTTCAACGGATAAGCGACGTTTTCGGCGACATCCATATGCGGCCACAACGCGTAGGACTGGAAGACGACGCCGACGCCGCGCTGTTCCGGCGGCAGCTGCCGCTTCGGGTCGGCGACCAGCGCATCGCCGAACAGGACGCGGCCTTCGCTCGGCGCCTCGAACCCCGCGATCAGCCGCAACATGGTCGTCTTGCCGCAACCGGATGGACCGAGCAGCGCGGTGAACGAACCCTCCGGGAAGGCGAGTGATACACCGTCCAGCGCGGTCGTGTCGCCATACTGCTTGGTGAGGGATTCGACCCGGATTTCGCTCATGTTTCGTCCGCGGCAAGGTGGCGACGGCCCGGCAATACGTTGGAAATCCGGCATTGGCAATGAGGCCGGCGATCCACGCAGGGGTGCCGATCCGCCGCG is drawn from Mesorhizobium sp. B1-1-8 and contains these coding sequences:
- a CDS encoding ABC transporter ATP-binding protein — protein: MSEIRVESLTKQYGDTTALDGVSLAFPEGSFTALLGPSGCGKTTMLRLIAGFEAPSEGRVLFGDALVADPKRQLPPEQRGVGVVFQSYALWPHMDVAENVAYPLKARHIASSDIPTRVGAVLDIVGLNGFGKRRIDELSGGQRQRVALARCLVAEARIILFDEPLANLDMHLRSAMVDAFRDIHRRTGATIVYVTHDQAEALALADRVAVMSKGKLLQAATPQEIYRSPADATIAGFVGRGSLVSGNTVHHSGQTSMIDIAGHRLAARSEGEPTGAVKVLLRPEALRIASDGLPATVLDSVYRGPVHEVRLALADPGQQLLVDSTEALTAGQRVYVAVSDAWVVPGA
- a CDS encoding ABC transporter permease; amino-acid sequence: MARLVLAAIAPGGGVDFTAFAARLAAPAALRAMWHTLDTAFFGGVLALCLGIPFAIGVTMADLPGRKILGFLLLLPLMIAPQVTALAWLHLFGPSSTLLGMFDLAPPPGTANPMLGRNGIVLLYAVQHAPIVFITMRAGLSRVPRDLVEAARSCGARPLAVLRTIVLPVVRPYVVAAAALAFVSGVGNFGIPALLGMPVNYLTLPTLIYQDLSSFGPGVLPQIAALSVLVGALALVGMAFQSVALRGAGHRLVAGTPAQFELGRYRLPLACLCWLVIALILVLPACALLATSLVPSFGVPLGWQTATTSNYVEVLARQASTVRAFRNSLFFAGGAALILALGVIPMAAVLERFDRRWRRVLGGIVDLPYSIPGVVLAIACILLFLRPLPLIGSLYATASIILIAYAMRFLTLAMKPVTTAVGQLPRDLDEAAAVSGAGPFRRLWTITSPLVAPAAVAGGLLVFMSAFNELTVSALLWSSGKETLGVVLFSLEEAGLGTQAAAIAVSTIVVVVVLLLALDRFGRRLPAGVLPWR
- a CDS encoding ABC transporter substrate-binding protein, with translation MRQIVFAAMLLASSVAGASAADGTLVLYTSQPNTDAQQTVDAFMAKNPGVKVDWVRDGTPKILAKLRAEIEAGQPQADVLLIADVVTMEGLKKEGRLLAYPEAKVDGLDAALYDKDKTYFSTKLITTGIVYNTKAPFVPTSWEDLTKPEAKGLIAMPSPLTSGAAMIHAVTLTGNLPEGWDYYGALAKNGAQASGGNGDVLKAVSGGDKLFGMIVDYMPIREKAKGAPVEFVFPKEGVSAVTEPVAILSTAKNKEAAKAFVDFLLSKDGQEVTAKMGYIPARADVALPAGYPDRAAIKVLGYDAAAALANDAANKEKFSAVMSQ